The proteins below come from a single Dasypus novemcinctus isolate mDasNov1 chromosome 22, mDasNov1.1.hap2, whole genome shotgun sequence genomic window:
- the LOC139437332 gene encoding olfactory receptor 14I1-like, giving the protein MDNLTVFTEFLLMDISTSRELQVFQGLMFLVIYLGALTGNLLTIMAIVINIHLHSPMYFFIGNLSFIDICLISVTLPKMTINSLTGNKTISLLACAFQIYLFIMLVAAELAFLVVMSYDRYVAICHPLHYGLIITPRVCTQAAGGSWATGLVYSAVHTGIMFRLPFTETNVIHQYFCDVSQILRIASSDVRFSESIALPISACVILLCSVILFKSYIEIFSMVLRMHSVEARNKALSTCTQQLSILALFLISLLTAVFGSTANEASLSNLLMAMFYSMVPPLINPIIYSLRNREINNALGRMFHRSFELQRKKGIFN; this is encoded by the coding sequence ATGGACAACCTCACCGTCTTCACAGAATTCCTCCTCATGGATATCTCAACTTCCCGGGAGCTCCAAGTCTTTCAAGGTCTGATGTTCTTAGTGATTTATCTTGGAGCACTGACTGGGAATCTTTTAACTATTATGGCCATTGTAATTAACATACATCTACACTctccaatgtatttctttattggGAATTTGTCATTCATAGATATTTGCTTAATTTCAGTTACTCTTCCAAAAATGACCATTAATTCTCTGACAGGAAATAAGACAATTTCTCTCCTAGCATGTGCCTTCCAGATTTACCTGTTTATCATGCTTGTAGCTGCAGAGCTGGCCTTCCttgtggtgatgtcctatgatcgctatgttgccatttgccaccctctgcactatggacTCATTATCACCCCACGTGtgtgcacacaggcagctggtggctcaTGGGCAACTGGGTTGGTATATTCTGCTGTCCACACAGGCATCATGttcaggcttcccttcacagagactaatgtgatccatcaatatttctgtgatgtGTCCCAAATTTTGAGGATCGCTTCTTCAGATGTTCGATTTTCTGAGTCTATAGCCTTACCTATAAGTGCTTGTGTTATCTTACTatgttctgttattttatttaagtcttaCATTGAAATTTTTTCAATGGTGCTTAGGATGCATTCTGTGGAAGCCCGTAACAAAGCCTTATCCACCTGTACCCAACAGTTGTCAATTCTCGCTTTGTTTTTGATTTCATTGCTGACTGCTGTCTTTGGTTCCACTGCAAATGAAGCATCTCTCAGTAATcttctcatggccatgttctacTCCATGGTGCCCCCACTTATAAACCCCATCATCTATAGCCTGCGCAATAGAGAGATTAATAATGCACTTGGCCGAATGTTTCACAGATCTTTTGAGCtccaaagaaaaaaaggtatttttaattaa